The sequence below is a genomic window from Coffea arabica cultivar ET-39 chromosome 8e, Coffea Arabica ET-39 HiFi, whole genome shotgun sequence.
CAGTCCAGAAATTGATTGGACACAAACTTTTTGACCATTCaccaaaaatcagaaataaagtaGTGCCTGAAAAATTACTGAAGTGCTAATTTTTCTAGAAACTCCAATTTAGTGGGTGCAATATATCACATTACATCAGAAGAGACGTTGCCCCAGCACTCCCAACTCCCCTGGAATATGCCTAAGAAACTTTATGGAAGCTGCCCAAATTTTGCCTCAATAACCCCATTTTTTTTCCGCTGTGAGAATCGTATGTACCTGGCCCCTGTCGGGGTTTCTATCCCACATCAGCTTTGGGGGGTTGGGAATTTGGGTAGTTAAGTCCCTGGGAGGCTCCAAAAGATACCGGCTTTTGGAGTTCTCCTGGGATTAGATTTATCTGTCTGTCTTTTCGTTTCTCGAAAGAAGAGCAAGAAAGAAACTTCCGCTTGGGTCGTCATTCTTTGGGTTTGTGGGGGGTATTCACTTCTTAGTAGCAGCGGTCCAATGGGCTTGGCCCCTGTCGGggtttctatcccacatcggctTTGGGGGGTTGGGAATTTGGGTAGTTAAGTCCCTGGGAGGCTCCAAAAGATACCGGCTTTTGGAGTTCTCCTGGGATTAGATTTATCTGTCTGTCTTTTCGTTTCTTCGAAAGAAGAGAATCGTATGTACCAGCTATATTTAGTGTGTGGATTAGTCTAACGCGGGCACTCATTAACACGCCTAACATTGATCTAACctactatatatatattgtatacaCACACTAACAATTATCATCCCTTTGCATTTATATGTTTTCTCTATTCAATCTTGCATACCCTTTTCTGTATTTActacttttcctaattaatcttatattttcaaaaatataacacCTGAAATATAGTTTAACGACAGACCGTATTAAAAATTAACCATTATTTGCACATCGCGTACTCATTATCAGGTATTACGAAATATTATTCTTAACAGTACTAATATATTCATTTATGAGCTTCAGGTATTACTCGATAATACCAAAAAATACTCATTTTAATacttttataaaaatatttgcAAGGATTATCTATGCCAAAAAAACACGAAAAGTATGCTTGTTTGCTTATCAAgattagggaaaaaaaattcttaaatttcATATTCCTCAAATCGTAAGCATAATTTTCAATCACTCTATCGCAAAAAGtgctagaatttttttttttagaaaaaagtgttacagtattaTTTCAGatattttttatcaaataatcttctatccaaATGAGCccaatattaatttttaaagtTTGAAGTGACGTTTGGTTATTCCGCAGGAGCAGCATAACTGCATCCCTATTTGGTATTGTTCCAACTCTATCGGATGTCTAGGGATCCATTCCTATGTGGTAATGGTATCCGTTGCTGTCTGCTTGTGCAAAATCTTGACTTCCTAAACATTCCTATGCCAATACCAACGTGCGTGCCGAAAGGTTCTCTTTGGAGATGTGATCCCTAATTCTAGAAGGATGCTTTTTGGAAATTCGGAGCCTCGTCAGGACCCAGGCTTCCAGAAAAAGTAGCTCTGCTCCAGCCCATGTCTTCATATGCCCATCCTCACAGTACAAAATCCATTGAGTGGCCCATAAATAAATGCCCATCCACCGACGCATCTGCCCACTGCGCCACATAGAAATGACAACCCAGTGTGTTTGCCTACTGATTTGGAGGCTCAAACAAATCGAGCCCAATTCAAATAGTGCGCTACTTGAAATCAATACAAACTCAAGATACTTGAGCTTAAAACGCGTAAAACTCGGGTTCGAGTTTTTGTTTTAAGCATTCGAGTTGGAGTTTTGCGAATAACTCGGCTAAACTCAACTCACTAGCTCCCCTGGCCAACACTAGATTGAGTCTCCAATTCTGAGATAGTATGTTACCCCAGGACTCTTCCTGTCATTGTTTCTTAAATCTTACCTTTTCcttattgaaaattatttttttttaaaaaaaagtgtgtTACATTAGGATCCTCCTATATTGTATATTTTATTCATTATTGAGAGCTGAGTTGACGGGGAAAATGCATCAATAAGTTGTAGCAACGTGGTAAGACATTTGCCCAACAGGGTGGAGGCTTGCTTACTGATATTGGATCCATTTGGTcgtaccaaaaacaaaaaataaaacatagGATTCAATTTGGATGTTGTGGATGTAGGAGATCTGATCCTGGAATCCAAAAATCCATGAATTCATTTGGCCCTTAAAGCCCATAACCTAACTAGCTACACTGTAATATGAGGCACAGCCCAATGTACATACTATTCATCCCCACCAACTCACTTTTGCAGCCACAATCAGAGGCAAGCATAAAAGCTCAATTTGCATGAATTGTTCTTTGCTTTTCGAATATTTGTTGGTTTTCATACATGGCAAAGATATACCACGAATACAATCTCCGCCCTGTCATATAAGCGCACCAAAAAACAGCAAATTTCTCTCCGTCATTTCAGTTTCCTTTCTTCTGTTGGGGTTGAAAAGGGAGAACAGAGTCCGTCCAACCTgtttctcatttttctcttcctcAATAGAACCCCCTCCCCCGACCTCTCCTCCTTCGTGAGAATAATCCGTCCCAAGATTCCTCAATCTTCAGTAGCGaatcaaacaaaaatatatatattaatatattcaATTTGGTAAACCGGTCTCAAAAAACTGCTTCTTTCTTTATTCTCTTCCCAAAACGAATCTAATCTAATCATTCTTGTCTACCCAGTAGTCAAGAATGCATTTTTTTAATACCCTTCTCCCCAAAACCGAATCTTTTGCTCCTTCACTGTACCCAAATTGCTTAGAAACATGAAAGCTTAGCAACTTGGGTATGTACTGAATTCATCCAATTGAAGGGAAAGGCAAAAGAAGGGTTCCGTTCATTTTTTTGAAGGTTTTGCAGAAATGGGGGGAACAAAAATGCAATCTTTGCAGTATAAGAGTGATGGGTTTTCCTCAAATTCTCAGTTCAGGTTTCAATGGAGTCTCCTCCCAGATGATAATTTATACCCTGTTGGTGGCCTCTTTGCCTCGGTAGGCCAAGTGGGGAATATGGGTTTCGATGTTTCTCCAAATTCACCAAATCCTCGAGGAGAAAATCAAAAAGATGGTTTCAAGCTGCCTTGCACTGATTTATATGTGAAATATGTGTCATCTCCTGAGGGGTTTAAAATCGTGGGCATTCCGGAGGAGGAAGGGGCGgttaagaagaagaagactggGCTTAAACTTAAAGTTAAGGTCGCAAATCCTTCATTGAGGAGGTTAATAAGCGGAGCAATTGCCGGTGCTGTGTCCAGGACTGCTGTAGCTCCATTGGAGACAATAAGAACTCATTTGATGGTTGGGAGTAGCGGGCATTCTGTTACTGAGGTGTTCCATAATATAATGGAGCATGATGGATGGAAAGGATTGTTTAGGGGCAATATGGTTAATGTGATTCGAGTTGCGCCTAGCAAAGCCATTGAGGTAAACAAAAGATCGCGCCTTACGTTAATTTTAGTTTTCATTGGGTCATACTGTTGGCTTCATTCCGTGCTTCTGATACTGAGGCTGTAATTAATTGTCTGCTTTTCAGTTTTAAGTTGGTCTGTAGTGTCTGATGCATCTTATAGTTGGTTTGTTTTCTGGTTTTATAGGGCGTTTATCTGGTCGTGATATGTCCTAAAGCATAGTTTCCATTAGTGGATGACTCACAAGCCCATGTCTAGGAAGGGCATAAGTAGGCTACTGGTAGCTCATGCCAGGGGTGATTGAATTGTATTTACTACTAACCACCAGATGCATTGATAACTAGCTATTGGGTGATGTGCATTATACATGATTAAAAAGGTTTGCCGGTTTCTGCCTCACCAGAAGAAAGGATACCCAAATGCAGTTTCTCCAAATTCCACTAACCTGCAGTAGACTTTTTGGGCTTTCCTTTTGTCCTCACGCATTTATCAGAGTCAATTTTGAGCTCCTGAAACCATAGTTTTGGGTAATGGGCAAACTGTTCAATGTTGTGAGCCAAGGTCATGAGCTTGAGAATAGTTGcttgcgctagtgtgaatgacTCAGAAGCAAGTGATCAGGTGATGAAAATTTACCCCATGATGATTGACGAATTCAATACTTGAAAAATTCTGTCAAAAGGGAAATTTTGTAGCTGACTAATGTAAATGTTTCCTTGGTATGACTAAGCCTGGGTGGATATGATTGATACATTGACTGaaggttttccagatttctgtttgGATGTTGCTGCAAGATCCTGTTCCACTCTCTTCCTGGCCATGTTTTCTATGAAGCTTGAAGTTATGTATGCTTTTCAGTTAAATTGCCCTTTCTATTTGCATTTTGAGATTGAGGTATTAACGGCCTCTGTTTCTTTTCCATTACCTTCTGATTGGCTGGAAAATTTAACATTATTGCATTCCAATTTCAAATGCATGTTCCCTTGTTTTTCGGTATTGTATATTGAATCTGTCATCTCGTGCCTCAGTTCATAGCTAAATGGCATCTGTCTTTTTGCAGCTATTTGCTTATGATACTGTCAATAAGAATCTGTCACCCAAATCAGGGGAGCAGCCCAAGCTTCCTGTACCCGCTTCATTAGTTGCAGGAGCCTGTGCTGGAGTCAGTTCAACATTGGtgacctatccacttgagttAGTCAAGACACGATTAACAATCCAGGTAAACTCAAGCATGGTTTCCTGTTGCTGTTACAGTTTTTGCATTCCATTATTCTGATTGGCTTTCTTCCTGCAATGTGCAGCGAGGAGTTTATGATGGTTTATTTGATGCATTTATCAAAATATTGCAAGAGGGTGGACCTGGAGAACTCTACAGAGGTCTTGCTCCAAGTCTCATTGGAGTGATTCCGTACGCTGCAACCAATTACTGTGCCTATGATACATTACGAAAGGTATACAGAAAAGTTTTCAAACAGGAGAGGATCGGGAACATGGAAACCCTGCTAATTGGATCTGCAGCTGGTGCCATATCAAGTAGTGCTACCTTCCCTCTTGAGGTGGCCCGAAAACAGATGCAGGTTGGAGCTGTCAGCGGGAAACAAGTCTACAAGAATGTGCTTCACGCTATTGCTAGCATACTTGAACAGGAAGGAATCCAAGGTTTATATAAAGGGCTCGGACCAAGCTGTATAAAGTTGGTGCCTGCGGCAGGAATTTCTTTCATGTGTTATGAAGCATGCAAGAGAATATTAGTTGAGGAAGAAGACAAGGGGTAAAAGCACTGAATTTAGAGGAAGGAATAAAAAAAGTGCTCTCCATACATCCCAATAAATACATATGAAAGCTAGGATACAGGTTTTCTTCATACTAAATTGACTGGTGTTCGGCATTTTTCCTCCGTCTGTGGTCTTTATCTTGGAGGATTAGCTTATTCGTTTAGTTTGTAGGATGAGAGGAGTGATGCTCTCAAGGACCTTTGCGAtgttttgattcttgttttcctgGTTTAAAGAATCAAATTTTGAACATTAAGTTGCGGAAGTCAAGTGCACTAACCTTGTCACATTTGCGAGTTCAGTGAAGAAGTTCTCATGGTTTTCAACACGCCAAGTTCTAATACAATCTGGTAAAATAGTCTTGGCTGGCTGCTGTCTTCTCAATCTTCACCTCTGGAGGATTGACATATTATTAACTCCTGAGGCTGTGGATGTCTGAACGTCTCGAAAGGGaattccttctctctctctgtcaGCTTCATTGCTCGAAGCCTTGTTAGTGATGTGACTATCACCATCACATTTGAATAGGTTaccttagtttttttttttctaacaaaaGAGAAAGCTTAgtacaaaaatgaaaatgatttggaGAAGGAAATTGATCCTCTCCTAACGTTTCTATTCTGCGCGCGGATTTACAAGTCAGTTCTATTCTGGTGTTTTTTTCTCTATTCTCTCTTTGGGGCAGTCGCTAGTTCGCTGCTTAATGTGTATGCGTCCCCTCTCTACTTTCCAGTTCCAGGCTCGGAGGCACCGGGGAGGGGGACACGCAAAaacctttcttttcttggttttaataTAGCCCTACTGATGAATTTGGCATGCTACTTTGATCATCCTTTCAAATGCCTGCAATAAAATGGACTTATATTTGGCATGCTACTTTGATCGCACATCTCAAACGCCAGCACCAAACGAACATGTTCAACGATTTGATGCAATCAAACACCCCCATCCAACAGTTATACAAGATATGTTCCATTTTACTTCCTCAAGAGGCAAAAGGGTTATGTCCCAAGGCCATAAAATGATTCATTAGGTCATCTTATCCATTGTTTGGATCTTGGCCGAATTAATGGAGCATGTAGCAAGACTGAGTTAAGGAAACCACTAGCCACATGAATCTAGCTCCCACGAATTAGCAAACGAGACAAAAGAAGTCAGATATAGAGACTCAGACACCACTCCAAGAGAACAAACTAGAAAGAAGGcaagcaagaaacaaggaactaGAGTTTCTTGCAACCTTATTCAGTTTAGCATGCTAACAGAATGGAGTCAGCTGTATGCCCAAAACCACAGTGATTCTCCACAGAGCTGCATAGTCAAAATCTACAATCATCATCAAAGAATATCTGGCAAAGCCAAAAAAATTCGAGTTGATTGCCATAAAATTGAATCCCTACAATCAGCGATAAGAATAATGGATACCAAGGATTCAGCAAGATCCCAAATACTCTGAACTACAGAATCATTTAAAAAGAACCCTATGATGAAATTTTAAGAGTTAAATACAGAGGGATATGTTTTAATTAAATCCAAATTAATACCATTGCAGATCCCAAATTTTGTTCTTTCTATTTAGGTATTTGCACAGACAACCAAACTTCAGAAAGGAGAAGAGAAGACAGATAGAAGACTCCAGGAATCATATTTCAGTTCTGATCCTCATTCTCCACATAATCTCTTTGCTCTGCTTCAGCAGCCATCAATTCATCAAAGTTATCCGTCTTGCCCAGCACAATCTCGATCTGAAACAGAAAAATGGAACCCATGACAACTTTAATGAACAGAACGAAATCCTTGGCTCCCCAAAAGCACATTGAAAACTTGCACTAGAAGGAAGAGAAGACTAATCATGAATGGGTAATAGGTGGTTTCATAAACTTCAAAAATTTAGTCCACATATGCAGGCAACAAAACTAAAGCAAATATGACAACCACATCCCAGATAACATCAAATAACTGATTTATACCCAGAATTTCCACGAGAAAACTTGTCCAGTCCTAATCAGAATTATCTGGGCCAACAGAAAACCGCAACCTTAACTTGTAAAGTTTTCCTGCTGA
It includes:
- the LOC113703928 gene encoding adenine nucleotide transporter BT1, chloroplastic/mitochondrial-like yields the protein MGGTKMQSLQYKSDGFSSNSQFRFQWSLLPDDNLYPVGGLFASVGQVGNMGFDVSPNSPNPRGENQKDGFKLPCTDLYVKYVSSPEGFKIVGIPEEEGAVKKKKTGLKLKVKVANPSLRRLISGAIAGAVSRTAVAPLETIRTHLMVGSSGHSVTEVFHNIMEHDGWKGLFRGNMVNVIRVAPSKAIELFAYDTVNKNLSPKSGEQPKLPVPASLVAGACAGVSSTLVTYPLELVKTRLTIQRGVYDGLFDAFIKILQEGGPGELYRGLAPSLIGVIPYAATNYCAYDTLRKVYRKVFKQERIGNMETLLIGSAAGAISSSATFPLEVARKQMQVGAVSGKQVYKNVLHAIASILEQEGIQGLYKGLGPSCIKLVPAAGISFMCYEACKRILVEEEDKG